TTGGGTTAACACAAAATCAATTATTCTTCACCATGAGACAAAAATATGAACATTTACCTAAAATCACGTTAGTTggtatttttaatgtatttaattatgttaCTTGTCTGGGGGGAAAGGGGTTTAACTCTGATAGAGGTCTTAGTTCTCTGGTATAATATTGTCGagttaaaagggtggataagtTACTGTTCCTATATGGGTTGTTCTTGTTTTCATCCCTGAGCTGTTCTTGTCGAGTTAAAAGTCCTAGGCTGTGGCCTGTAGGACTTTAACATTTTTTGTACTGTTTAATGTTGTGGAAGTATTGGCAAACCAGTTTACAAGATGATAATGTTAGGGAGAAGGGACACAGATTGTGGTAGAAATTTTACCTTGCTTGTATTTTGGTTAGTAGTTTTTGTGTCAACAATCAGCATCTTGGAAATAATGCAAGCTATTTACATTCTGTTATGGTTATATATGACACAATCATACTGTGTACAATCGTTGCAAACACACAATCAACTGTAGTGTAGTTTTCCCCAgtaatgaaaaaaaacaaaaaaaactgtaGTGAAGTTATGAGGAAATTGCAGACTTGTATAGTGTTATTCTTGTTGAGTTGCCCTTTTCAATGATATAGGAAATCAGTGAAAATCAGTGAAGTCTTGGGTTTGAAAGGTGATTGTAGACATGCTATCTGGTATTTTTTTgccaaattttgaattaaaagctTTTTATTAGTTAGAAAAGCGGTGACTGGTGAGAAACTGTTGTTATGAAAACAATGCATTGTAAATGTGAAGTCAATTGCTGCATGTATATATCTAATACAAGTCATAGTTCATGCCAGAATTGTTGGACTTATGGTGTATTCAGTTTAAAAGGGGTTTGAAGTAAGTATTTTTTCTGATTCAATAATTccttttttctaaaacaaagGGAGTATGAAACTGTTTTTATGTATCATGGTTGTGACTTGTGATATGGACACTGGAACTTAGGGGATTTTGTTTCAAGTTATGAAATTTGTATTCCTGGGAATTATATTCATAGGAATGTTATGTCTGGAAATAGCAATCCCGTAAACATGGTTGGTTGTCATTAggatttatttcattaaaaaataaaagtgaaataagAAATGTGAAAAAAGAAGTGAGGATGGGTAGTTACTGTAGAAAATAATTACCATTCCCATTCCCATTCCCATGGAATGCAAGATACCCATCTAATgaactttcttttctctttcactCTGGAAATTGTGGCTTTCTACTTCAGTGAACATCTAAGATGAGCTTtcgtattaaatttttttgtagttgttataaaaaagataaattaatggTAAATTTATAGCCTATATATACTGGCCGAATAACGAATGACAATTTGAAAAGCATACACTTTCTTGTAGTAAATGTTTAGCAGTTttcttttggtaaaaaaataaaaatttccgTTGCCGGGACTTGAACCCGGGTCTCTCGGGTGAGAGCCGAGTATCCTAACCAACTAGACTACAACGGATTTTGTTATTCaacatacttatttttctttttaataaatatcttaaaaattgaattacaaAACTAATTTTCCAATTACGAGATGAGTAGACATGATAATGAAACTTTAACCCGGGGTATCTGTCCAAACTCATCCCGATTTTGACAGACCTGAGTTGATTGGGTACGGGTTTTGGTTCTAGAATTACTTGACTTTTTTAATTGGGATCGGGGACAGGGATGCCACTATCCATCTCATACCCATTCTTGTACTCGACCTgatgatgaaattattaaaattttattaattatttgttattttttttataatttttacataatttaagattctttttttgataatttttgtaaacaaaTGCGGTGCaaatataagtagttaaaaataaatgtaacaatcaatttttttaaaatcaaattttcaatataatttttttacaaaaaaaattacaaatttaaaccGAGGATAGGACGGGGAAGGGGATACCCTATACCCGACGGGTATAGGAACGtgataacaaattttaacccgTCGGATATCGAGGACGGATACGGATATATGTTGGGGAGTCGGGGGGAGGCAATATCCGTTTCCGTCCAGTTGCCATGTCTAGAGATGAAACAAGCATAgtaatttaacaaattttatttattaattcctCAATTggtatttttagattatttgttAGCAATATTCTTATATTAATTTCTCAATTGTTATCTTtaggatagtttttttttctgttttgctttataAAAGAATGgtatttttaataagtaaatgGTTTGATTGTCGTAAGTGTGAGGGTCATAAAATAGACacgaattttttaaattaaaaaaaaagataaataaaatttcgaacaaataaaaacaaaaacttataagctaacttatttttataaaatacttaaaatagtTTATGAAAAACTAACTTACCAAATCTCGTGtaccaaataaatttaatattatagacAAACTAACCTTATAATTGCATCAAAGTATCTTATAAACTACTAAAATACGTTGTCAAACGCACATCATTTGTTTCCTTCTTAACATcacctttttttataaaaaaaaccccTAAAAATTTTCTTATCAGTCATCAATCGTAATAACTTTTGTATAAAAACTTCCGTACCAAAAATTTGCGATCTGCCATAATCCAAACCCAAATACAGAAAGATGTTTTGCTATTATAACTTCAAAGTAATTGAAGTAATACTCGTTACTCGAGACAAATCCGCCAATAAAACATAACCAACAAGTATTGCGTGGTCAGTAACTTTTAAAAAAGCTTAAATAAGAATTCAATGcaaaacacatttttatattgtcatctgtttaaattacttgaaaataattattttaaaacttaacaaaattatcatacatgattaattataaattataattaaataactgttaaaaaagtattagtgtataacctttttttctcttttaaataaaaatctctAATTTGTAAAAAGTTCAAATAGGTAGCTACCAACAAAATAGAAATTTCATACAGAGCAAATGAGGAATATTACTCAATCCTGCACAAATTTTATGTAGAGCAACAAATTGTAGCATTTAAGAAACAGCAGAACGGTGCATGGTAGGTGATGGTTTCAATGGCAATATAGTAAAATACTACTCATACATTTTGAGTTAAAAGTTCGACCCCTTAACTGGGAACTAATGGCATTGTAGAATACAAAGACAGCTCAAGCATAAACAGCCTTCTCTAGTTTCCTATCTAGAGTACATTAGTTCATGCAAAAGTTTGATCAAATATTATGCTAAAATAGCATTAACACTAACTCTAGCTTGCAGTGCTCCAAGTTCAAATTGGCACAGAAGCATGTCCTAagggttttttttaatcataaatgtATACTTTTCTTCAATGCTGATAGTAATAATAAGGAGGGCTGAAAGGGGGAACAGATCATACACAACATATTCCAACTTAAGTAATAAAACATGTAGAGAAATTCTCTTGACCATGGTGGTCTGAAGGAATACATGTTTCAGTTTTCTCAGTACTCAAGTGAGCCGATTGATGGTGGTCCAGAAACAATGTCCTGAGACTCAGCACCAGTGCCGTTTAGCCTTTGTCCTGAACCTAGAGCAAGGGATTCTACCGCTTGATCCCCCATTTTCTGAATGTCTTCAGGTGAAAGTATTTTGATATaccaaacattattgacaaATGATCTACAAGTCGTAAAACACATAACAATGAAGAAAATGTCAACAAACATAAACCAAGTGAAATAAATTATCATAGCatgtttctttaattaaaaattaaaaattaaaaaatcaaggaTGGAATATTTCAATGAAACAAGTACTTACTCCCACGGATCATCTCCAAGGAGAAGAACATCGTTCTCCCTGTCGACGAACACAAGCTGCCAGCCTGATCTAAGAGGGTCTTCTAACTTCCCCTCAATTCCAAACATCTGAGCCAACTCCTCGCGCAGTTCATGATAGCTGCTGAACCGGGATATGTCAAGTGAGCGTCCAACTGACCCTGATTTGTAAACCTgtgaaatgataaaattaacaactagtttaaataaataaaggctGAAAAGGCTGCAGAGTACTTGAAATTCATACCTTGACAAAGGTTTGAGTCTGGTTTTCTGGGTCAGTATGCCCTGCACTTTGCAACAACTCCGATGAATCTTGCATGCAACCATATAGAGAACCCTGGAAACCAGACTCCGCTAATGGCATTGTTGATGAATTAGTGTCAGCGGACGAGGTGGTGTAACCAGGGACGGTGGTGGGGAGGAGAAGGCCAGATGAATCGATATTGACACCAAAAAGAGTAGAATTTTGGGCATCTGAGTTACAATGTGGTAGCACCATTACAGAATCTTTTCCGGAATATTGTGGATGTGACACAGTGCTTCCATAGGCATTGACCTGCACAGGTGCATATTTTTGAGTCCATTGCTGTTGGGGTAACTGTTCGGTCAGCAAGGACTGACCACTCCTGGATAAATTCAAGAGACTGCCACTTCCTTCGGGACAAAGTGAACTAAGCATGTTTTGCCCAGGGGAAACTGAAGCAGGGAACTTCATGCTCGAATCCAAGAAATCCGGTTTTGAATATGATGATGAAGGAATGCCAGAGTGTTGTCTCTGATGGAGCTGATCACCCGGAATTGAGAGCGAGTCTTGATAAGTATGTTGCTGCTGTTGTGCCTGGACTTCTTGATTGTTATGTGGTTTCTGAAGGAGGTGCTGAGATAGGTTCTCTGTCAGTACATGTGTTTGTGGCTGCAGCATGTTAGAAGACACGGATTGTTGAATTGGTTGCTGCTGCTGAAGTTGCAAAGGAGAATTACTGTTTCCAGATTGTTGAAGATAGTGGTAAGGCTGCTGAAAATTCATCAATTGTTGCTTCATGAGATATCCACTACCTAAGTTCTGTAAACCAGCTGCCAACATGGCTTGGTACTGTTGATTCTGATCATTTCCTAGTAAAGTTGGATCCAGTCTCTGCTGCATCCAGGGCAACATACCGCCAGCTCCTTGAAAATTTAGGGAATTGAGACCTTGGTCTACAGGTCCACCTCTCAGCCACATTAACCCGTTAGTAGCTTCATCTCTCCCATCTGTAACAAGATTATTAGTAAAGAAGGCTTGGAAAAATAACTgtcatttgcttggaaaaagAAGGCTTGGAAGACACTACAACCCCAAAATGTGGATGAAGtgattaacaaaagaaaatataatcccCGGGTTGTGTACAtgaagagtggaagaaatatgaaagctaaaaaactaATTTGCCTAACTTGATTtccatttataattaattgttagAAAACACAATTTGAGCATTTCTTAACATATATACAACATTTTATCCCAAGAAAATAAATCGCATTATGTTTGGACAGAAGCAAGAGActattgaaaatgtaaaattttccCTTTAGTGGGTGGAGGAAGGGAGGAATGtaaatataaacttaaaatttcaatatttataaaaaaaaaattcacttcaaCCCTATGAAGCATAGAGAAAAAGAACTTGAATAAGCATATTTAAGGCTGTCACAGTATGTTTAAGCATTTaataatccataaagttttgaatagaaaatatccaaaaaagGATAGGATAAGTCTTGGATATGTAACAGAATATAACACCATGCAGATAAGCATACTAGACATATTAGATAAGCACATGGAGCCAAAATGCCAATATTTAGGATACTTGCTTCTTACATCACTGggaataatttcattttttaactaaatCTTGAACAATACTAGTTGCATAATGTAAAACACCAATTCATGGCCCCAtccaaataaaaacaagaaaatccttttattattaataaaaaatatgttgtacCTTACTAACAGTCTAGTCAGTAATTAGAACAAaatctacaaataaaaaagtcGGCATTGAGGGGAAAAAAATACCATGCAAAGATGAGGTGCCAGGATGCCATGGACGCTTCAGTCTGAGGGGAAATAATGACGGATACATCGGGAATGTTGTTAATGGCTCAATTTCCCACAGAGACACTCGTGGTTGTCTCTCTCCAGCTGTTGATTCATCCCAACCAACCTATCCACAACAGAATAAAGATCAAGTAATagcaaatttcttaaaatatgtaATGAAATCAAAGCCTGAAACTTTTAAAATGCTATTGACATGGATCAGTCTTTCTCTTTCAGGACAATCACAGAGGACTGTAGTGTTATGActaaaattactttatttatatagtagtagtagtagtaataataGGAATCAGAACAAAAAATCAGTCGAACAAGATAAAACATGTTAAGAGGAAATGAGAAACAACTTAGATTTGCATTTATAGTTACCTGTGTATCAGAAAAGCAACAAGAAACTAAAAtgggtttaaaaaaaaattaagttgttcaTAGCTTTCAAATGGGTGTGTGGGGTGTGGGGTATAGTTACCTATTAAATCTGTGCAAAAGCCCTTGATTGAtagtatagttttttttcttttcattttaatggGGGTGTGGGGTAGGAGGAACcacaaatattaaattgaatattCTAAATTTGATAAGCTCTGCTCCATCAAAGGGTTATTTCAGGTAATAGCTGGCAAAAGGGCAAATAAGAATATAGAAAAGATGGAGGCAATATTACAGACACTGCAATAAATCCTATGGTTTgatgagaaaaaagaaataccaAATAAATCATATGAAACAGgattatatattatgatttaaGCTGGTCAGATATCTAAAATAACTACATCCTTATGCAGTCTATATAAAAAGGTGTATAATTGTGAAGTGGTATGCACTGTTGTATAGTCTTTTGAATACATTGCAATGCATTCTTCCTTACCTTGACAGAGCGCCAATGAGAATTCGGCCACCTAACAGAATCCAAATCACTTATGCCAGTTATTGTACCCATATAccttcaaaaataaaagatgacaCATGGATAAGTAAAGGAAAAAATTGGATGGCGTAGCATTACCagagaataatatttttccaCTAGGTTTCCACTGCATTCAGATTATAAACCCTAAGTTTTTAAGCCCatgtaccaaaataaaaataataataataaataaacttataGGCAAAACAGTACAGTTCCAGACTCCCAAATTTAGTAGTTGGCATCTAATTTCTTCAGATTGCAGCAGC
The nucleotide sequence above comes from Glycine soja cultivar W05 chromosome 11, ASM419377v2, whole genome shotgun sequence. Encoded proteins:
- the LOC114376291 gene encoding auxin response factor 8-like, with amino-acid sequence MKLSTSGLGQQGHEGGEKKCLNSELWHACAGPLVSLPTAGTRVVYFPQGHSEQVAATTNREIDGHIPNYPSLPPQLICQLHNVTMHADVETDEVYAQMTLQPLTPQEQKDTFLPMELGIPSKQPSNYFCKTLTASDTSTHGGFSVPRRAAEKVFPPLDFSQQPPAQELIARDLHDVEWKFRHIFRGQPKRHLLTTGWSIFVSAKRLVAGDSVLFIWNEKNQLLLGIRRANRPQTVMPSSVLSSDSMHIGLLAAAAHAAATNSCFTVFYNPRASPSEFVIPLSKYIKAVYHTRISVGMRFRMLFETEESSVRRYMGTITGISDLDSVRWPNSHWRSVKVGWDESTAGERQPRVSLWEIEPLTTFPMYPSLFPLRLKRPWHPGTSSLHDGRDEATNGLMWLRGGPVDQGLNSLNFQGAGGMLPWMQQRLDPTLLGNDQNQQYQAMLAAGLQNLGSGYLMKQQLMNFQQPYHYLQQSGNSNSPLQLQQQQPIQQSVSSNMLQPQTHVLTENLSQHLLQKPHNNQEVQAQQQQHTYQDSLSIPGDQLHQRQHSGIPSSSYSKPDFLDSSMKFPASVSPGQNMLSSLCPEGSGSLLNLSRSGQSLLTEQLPQQQWTQKYAPVQVNAYGSTVSHPQYSGKDSVMVLPHCNSDAQNSTLFGVNIDSSGLLLPTTVPGYTTSSADTNSSTMPLAESGFQGSLYGCMQDSSELLQSAGHTDPENQTQTFVKVYKSGSVGRSLDISRFSSYHELREELAQMFGIEGKLEDPLRSGWQLVFVDRENDVLLLGDDPWESFVNNVWYIKILSPEDIQKMGDQAVESLALGSGQRLNGTGAESQDIVSGPPSIGSLEY